One stretch of Oncorhynchus keta strain PuntledgeMale-10-30-2019 chromosome 18, Oket_V2, whole genome shotgun sequence DNA includes these proteins:
- the LOC118397574 gene encoding rho-related GTP-binding protein RhoG-like, with protein MQSIKCVVVGDGAVGKTCLLISYTTNAFPKEYIPTVFDNYSAQVTVDSRTISLNLWDTAGQEEYDRLRTLSYPQTNVFVICFSIASPPSFENIKHKWHPEVTHHCPNTPILLVGTKKDLRNDPEVLKKLKDQNQMTITQQQGTALARQIQAIKYLECSALNQDGIKEVFAEGVRAFLNPQPVATKKPCVLL; from the coding sequence ATGCAGAGCATCAAGTGTGTGGTGGTAGGAGACGGTGCAGTGGGGAAGACCTGCCTCCTCATCTCCTACACCACCAACGCCTTCCCCAAGGAGTACATCCCCACTGTGTTTGACAACTACAGCGCCCAGGTGACTGTGGACAGCAGGACTATTAGCCTCAACCTGTGGGACACAGCAGGCCAGGAGGAGTACGACCGCCTGCGCACCCTCTCCTACCCTCAGACCAACGTGTTTGTCATCTGCTTCTCCATTGCCAGCCCTCCCTCCTTTGAGAACATCAAGCACAAGTGGCACCCAGAGGTCACCCACCACTGTCCCAATACGCCCATTCTGCTGGTGGGCACCAAGAAGGACCTGCGTAATGACCCGGAGGTGTTGAAGAAGCTAAAGGATCAGAACCAGATGACCATCACCCAACAGCAGGGCACCGCCCTGGCCAGGCAGATCCAAGCCATCAAGTACCTCGAATGCTCTGCCCTCAACCAAGATGGAATCAAAGAAGTGTTCGCTGAGGGTGTGCGAGCCTTTCTCAACCCACAACCTGTCGCCACCAAGAAACCATGTGTGCTATTATAA